A genomic window from Triticum urartu cultivar G1812 chromosome 7, Tu2.1, whole genome shotgun sequence includes:
- the LOC125521851 gene encoding protein GLUTAMINE DUMPER 6-like codes for MRPIREGEALVGVAGAPAAAGHGAHPAFWRTPTPYIFIGFTLMMGIIAVALLVLVCTRRKPSGSSRRGSAGEEASARGMVPLDREPSVVVTMPGDDLPSFLASARPFAFPDAVEPPRQPDAA; via the coding sequence ATGAGGCCGATCAGAGAAGGCGAGGCGCTGGTGGGGGTCgccggggctccggcggcggccgGCCACGGCGCGCACCCGGCGTTCTGGAGGACGCCGACGCCGTACATCTTCATCGGCTTCACGCTCATGATGGGGATCATCGCCGTGGCGCTGCTCGTGCTCGTCTGCACGCGCCGCAAGCCGTCCGGGTCGTCGCGCCGGGGGAgcgccggcgaggaggcgtcGGCCCGCGGGATGGTGCCGCTCGACAGGGAGCCCAGTGTCGTCGTCACCATGCCCGGCGACGACTTGCCGTCCTTCCTCGCCAGCGCCAGGCCGTTCGCGTTCCCTGACGCCGTCGAGCCGCCACGCCAGCCGGACGCGGCCTAA